One Benincasa hispida cultivar B227 unplaced genomic scaffold, ASM972705v1 Contig285, whole genome shotgun sequence genomic region harbors:
- the LOC120069228 gene encoding NAC domain-containing protein 26-like, whose protein sequence is MNTIPHVPPGFRFHPTDEELIDYYLRKKVSSKRIDLDVIKDVDLYKIEPWDLQELCRMGGEDQEDWYFFSHKDKKYPTSTRTNRATKEGFWKATGRDKAIYSRHGHGLIGMRKTLVFYRGRAPNGLKSDWIMHEYRLETSENGPSQEEGWVVCRVFKKKMTTIQKMGDYESPYWQEDQFSFMPHIDSPNQISHPCKHEVDRHLCFTMFDDAFPQLPRRPELISDVSSCSYDLRENAPSLSQTLLHDLDNQSMDWRAMDRYVASQLSTDQDDRHGREEEANYSEGTKYASE, encoded by the exons atgaatacaattccACATGTTCCTCCAGGCTTCAGATTTCATCCAACAGATGAAGAACTCATAGACTATTATTTGAGGaaaaaagtttcttcaaaaaGGATTGATTTGGATGTCATCAAAGATGTTGATCTCTACAAAATTGAGCCATGGGATCTTCAAG AATTGTGCAGAATGGGAGGTGAAGATCAAGAAGATTGGTACTTCTTTAGCCACAAAGACAAGAAGTATCCAACAAGCACTCGAACTAATCGAGCTACAAAAGAAGGGTTTTGGAAAGCAACAGGGAGGGACAAGGCTATTTACTCAAGGCATGGCCATGGCTTAATTGGAATGAGAAAAACCCTAGTCTTCTATCGAGGACGAGCCCCGAATGGTCTCAAGTCCGATTGGATCATGCATGAATATAGGCTCGAAACCTCCGAAAATGGACCTTCTCAG GAAGAAGGATGGGTGGTGTGTAGGGTTTTCAAGAAGAAAATGACAACAATCCAAAAGATGGGTGATTATGAATCACCTTATTGGCAGGAGGATCAATTCTCCTTCATGCCACACATTGATTCTCCGAATCAAATCTCTCACCCTTGCAAGCATGAGGTTGATCGTCATCTTTGCTTCACCATGTTCGATGACGCTTTCCCTCAGCTCCCTCGACGCCCTGAGCTGATCTCTGACGTCTCGTCGTGCAGCTACGATCTTCGAGAAAATGCCCCCTCCTTGTCTCAAACACTTTTGCATGATTTAGATAACCAGTCGATGGATTGGCGAGCCATGGACCGATATGTTGCGTCTCAGCTGAGCACGGATCAAGATGATCGTCatggaagagaagaagaagcaaattaCTCTGAAGGCACCAAATATGCAAGTGAATGA